In the genome of Paenibacillus sp. FSL R5-0766, one region contains:
- a CDS encoding ABC transporter ATP-binding protein — MNIVEVENLKVWDTRTGKVIIHDSSFQVKQGSCLAIVGESGSGKSVTCRSIIRLNKAWLHQSGTILFKGENLNQLTEKEMRKKRGRNLCLILQNGMSAFDPSCVIGVHIMETLQEHFGWNTREIERKIKNAMESVMLKNPQDILNQYPHELSGGMLQRIMIALALVLEPDMIIADEPTTALDTISQYEVVEQLIQLRERMGCSMMFISHDLGVVQKIADEVMVMKDGAIVERGDIQSVFSEPEHAYTQYLVSTRLELSNHFKKLMQGGVISAEGGWH; from the coding sequence ATGAATATAGTAGAGGTTGAAAATTTGAAAGTATGGGATACGCGTACAGGCAAAGTCATTATTCATGATAGTTCATTTCAGGTAAAGCAAGGAAGCTGTCTGGCCATTGTGGGAGAGAGCGGGAGTGGCAAGTCCGTGACGTGCAGGTCCATTATTCGACTGAATAAAGCGTGGCTTCACCAATCTGGAACCATTTTATTCAAAGGTGAGAATCTGAACCAGCTTACTGAAAAAGAGATGAGAAAAAAAAGAGGAAGAAATCTCTGCCTGATTTTGCAAAATGGCATGAGTGCATTTGATCCTTCCTGTGTGATTGGTGTTCATATCATGGAGACACTTCAGGAACATTTTGGCTGGAATACCCGGGAGATTGAGCGGAAAATAAAAAATGCCATGGAAAGCGTCATGTTGAAAAATCCGCAAGACATCCTGAATCAATACCCGCACGAACTGTCTGGCGGGATGCTGCAGCGAATTATGATCGCGCTGGCACTGGTGTTAGAGCCGGATATGATTATTGCGGATGAACCGACAACGGCGCTGGATACGATCTCTCAGTACGAGGTCGTTGAACAATTGATTCAATTACGCGAACGCATGGGATGTTCGATGATGTTTATATCACATGATCTCGGTGTGGTGCAGAAAATTGCGGACGAAGTTATGGTCATGAAGGACGGAGCTATTGTCGAAAGAGGAGATATTCAGTCCGTGTTTTCAGAACCGGAACATGCATATACCCAATATTTAGTGTCTACCCGACTGGAGCTGAGCAACCATTTCAAGAAATTGATGCAAGGAGGGGTTATAAGTGCTGAAGGTGGATGGCATTGA
- the opp1C gene encoding nickel/cobalt ABC transporter permease, which translates to MRILKNLSKDKLAITSLAIIVVTIVAGIFAPLFAPHDPEAVNMKLRYASSSWEYLLGNDHLGRCVLSRLIYGIRPSVLWVLVALSFSVFVGAIVGFIAGYFKGKTDALIMRICDIMLSFPGYVMTLAVVGILGAGLENILIAFVFMKWAWFARVIRTSVMQFSEMDYVKFAKASGTPNLKIITKHIVPVTFADIAVISSGSMCSMMLQISGLSFLGLGIQAPHAEWGMMLNEAREVMFSRPELMLAPGLAIVIVVSAFNFLSDALQVALDPKLMTYQGKVRKKEVGQAAYEYSRG; encoded by the coding sequence ATGAGAATATTGAAAAATTTGAGCAAAGACAAGCTGGCTATTACATCATTGGCGATTATCGTGGTCACTATTGTTGCTGGTATATTTGCCCCTTTATTCGCACCACATGACCCCGAGGCAGTGAATATGAAGCTTCGATATGCATCTTCATCCTGGGAGTACCTGTTAGGGAATGATCACTTGGGCAGATGTGTTTTATCCAGGCTCATTTACGGTATTCGTCCCAGTGTTTTATGGGTCTTGGTTGCATTGAGCTTCTCTGTTTTTGTTGGGGCTATTGTCGGATTTATCGCTGGTTACTTTAAGGGGAAAACAGATGCTTTGATTATGAGGATCTGTGATATCATGCTGTCCTTCCCTGGATATGTCATGACCTTGGCAGTAGTCGGCATTTTGGGTGCAGGGCTGGAAAATATTTTAATTGCCTTTGTATTCATGAAATGGGCCTGGTTTGCCCGCGTCATTCGCACCTCTGTGATGCAGTTCTCCGAAATGGATTATGTGAAATTTGCCAAAGCCTCTGGCACGCCCAATCTGAAAATTATAACCAAGCACATTGTTCCGGTTACATTTGCCGATATCGCGGTGATCTCAAGTGGTTCCATGTGTTCGATGATGCTACAGATCTCGGGGCTCTCCTTTCTCGGACTTGGCATTCAGGCTCCCCATGCTGAATGGGGCATGATGTTAAACGAGGCAAGGGAGGTCATGTTCTCCAGACCTGAATTAATGTTGGCACCTGGCTTGGCCATTGTCATTGTGGTGTCCGCTTTTAATTTTCTGTCGGATGCACTTCAGGTTGCTTTGGATCCCAAATTAATGACCTATCAAGGCAAAGTTCGCAAGAAAGAGGTGGGACAAGCGGCTTATGAATATAGTAGAGGTTGA
- the opp1B gene encoding nickel/cobalt ABC transporter permease, translated as MGSYIVRRILLAIPLLIIISFITFVLINLSPLDPAVVVLQAQDVPQITDELIAQTNEALGFDKPFMIQYINWMIAVLQFDFGHSYVSGETVWSMVGPAFLNTLKLTLVSSIFIIVFSILLGVICAMREGKVIDKSVRGISFFLTAMPSYWLAAIMIWYFSVKLDLLPTSGMDSYKSYILPVIVITVSYTGIYFRTVRSSMLSNLNEDYVLYGRASGLSEKKVTLHILRNSLQVAVSIFCMAIPIVLGSTVVIENVFAWPGLGRLSVRSILSRDFPIIQAYVLILAVTFVLFNTLSDIINAAMNPRLRKDI; from the coding sequence ATGGGAAGTTATATCGTCAGAAGAATATTACTGGCCATACCTTTGCTGATCATTATTTCATTTATAACGTTTGTTTTAATTAATCTCTCTCCTCTGGACCCGGCCGTAGTGGTCTTACAGGCACAGGACGTTCCCCAGATCACAGATGAATTAATCGCCCAAACCAATGAAGCATTAGGGTTCGATAAACCGTTCATGATCCAGTATATAAACTGGATGATTGCCGTATTGCAGTTTGACTTTGGCCATTCCTATGTATCCGGTGAAACCGTATGGTCTATGGTAGGTCCGGCCTTTCTGAATACGCTAAAGTTAACACTGGTCTCATCCATTTTTATTATTGTGTTCTCGATCCTTTTGGGCGTGATCTGTGCCATGAGAGAAGGGAAAGTCATCGATAAATCGGTAAGAGGCATCTCCTTTTTCCTCACGGCGATGCCATCCTATTGGCTTGCGGCAATCATGATTTGGTACTTTTCTGTCAAGTTGGATCTGTTGCCAACCAGCGGGATGGACTCCTACAAAAGTTATATCCTTCCGGTTATTGTGATTACGGTAAGTTACACGGGCATTTATTTTAGAACAGTACGAAGTTCTATGTTGAGCAATCTGAATGAGGACTATGTGCTCTATGGAAGAGCCAGCGGATTAAGCGAGAAAAAGGTGACCCTGCATATTTTAAGAAACTCACTGCAAGTGGCGGTGTCAATATTTTGCATGGCGATCCCCATCGTGCTCGGGAGCACGGTCGTCATCGAAAATGTGTTTGCATGGCCGGGACTCGGGAGACTCAGCGTGCGATCGATTCTAAGCAGGGATTTCCCGATTATTCAGGCATATGTTTTGATTTTGGCGGTAACGTTTGTGTTGTTTAATACACTTTCGGACATTATCAATGCTGCGATGAATCCCAGGTTGAGAAAGGATATCTGA
- the nikA gene encoding nickel ABC transporter substrate-binding protein: MKKGLTFTSILLLVSAIALLAGCGQSPKETESAQTEPANSQVQTELIYASAKDINDMNPHLYPGSMPAQGMVYESLVENTVDGIKPLLAESWDISEDGKTYTFHLRQDVKFHDGEPFNAEAVKQNIDAVQANAEKHAWIKLSTKITSVKVIDEHTVELRLSEAYYPALVELSMTRPYVFISPKDFKDGGTKDGVSGFNGTGPYKLTGHKIDENATFEANEAYWGGAPEIKKITSKVLPAGETTFLALQKGEINFVFTDDRGADSIDIKAMNQLAESGDYQIVRSEPMNTAMIVANSSKMDSPVQDQAVREAVWYGIDRESISNDIFDGTQTVADSLFSSNVNYADVDLKKRNYDPETAKQLLENSGWTLANGEAVRTKNGKSLAMNLYYDSNSSSQKTQAEFIQNSLKGIGMQVEIVGEESTSIANRRSTGEYDLLFNQTWGLAYDPQSTISAFTSDASYKHTTSGLPQAEELYKKIEEVMVSTNEETRKALYADIMKIVHDEAVFIPLTNGRVTVVAPQSLDGISFKQTQYELPFEQMNFK; the protein is encoded by the coding sequence GTGAAAAAGGGTCTTACTTTTACATCCATACTATTGCTGGTATCTGCCATTGCGCTGCTCGCCGGATGCGGACAGAGCCCAAAAGAGACAGAGAGCGCCCAAACGGAGCCTGCCAATAGCCAGGTACAAACAGAACTTATCTATGCTTCTGCCAAAGATATTAATGATATGAACCCCCATCTGTATCCCGGCTCGATGCCTGCCCAAGGGATGGTATACGAGTCTTTGGTTGAAAACACGGTTGATGGTATCAAGCCTTTGTTGGCTGAATCATGGGATATTTCAGAAGATGGCAAAACCTATACGTTTCATCTGCGACAAGATGTGAAATTCCATGATGGAGAGCCGTTCAACGCAGAGGCGGTTAAACAAAATATCGATGCAGTACAGGCGAATGCCGAAAAACACGCATGGATTAAGTTGTCTACCAAAATCACGAGTGTAAAAGTTATCGATGAGCATACGGTGGAGCTGAGGCTGTCGGAAGCCTATTATCCGGCACTGGTGGAATTGTCCATGACAAGACCTTACGTCTTCATATCACCCAAGGATTTCAAGGATGGTGGAACCAAAGACGGAGTAAGTGGTTTCAACGGGACAGGGCCCTACAAGCTTACAGGACATAAAATCGACGAGAATGCTACCTTTGAAGCGAATGAGGCCTACTGGGGTGGCGCACCTGAAATTAAGAAAATCACATCCAAGGTTCTTCCTGCTGGAGAAACAACATTCCTGGCATTGCAAAAGGGAGAGATCAACTTTGTGTTCACCGATGACCGGGGAGCAGACAGCATTGATATTAAAGCGATGAATCAATTGGCTGAGTCTGGCGATTATCAAATCGTTCGAAGTGAACCTATGAATACGGCCATGATCGTAGCCAATAGTAGCAAGATGGATAGCCCTGTTCAAGATCAAGCTGTTCGTGAAGCTGTATGGTATGGCATCGACCGGGAAAGCATCAGTAACGATATTTTTGATGGAACGCAAACGGTAGCGGACAGCTTGTTCTCATCCAACGTAAATTACGCGGATGTCGACCTGAAAAAGCGCAATTATGATCCGGAAACCGCGAAACAACTTTTGGAGAATTCGGGTTGGACGCTGGCGAATGGTGAAGCTGTGAGAACGAAAAATGGTAAGTCTCTAGCCATGAACTTGTATTATGACAGCAACTCCTCTTCCCAAAAAACACAGGCAGAATTTATCCAAAATTCGTTAAAAGGAATAGGCATGCAAGTGGAAATTGTTGGGGAGGAGTCCACTTCCATCGCAAACAGAAGATCAACCGGTGAGTATGATCTATTATTCAATCAGACCTGGGGACTGGCGTACGACCCACAGAGCACAATCTCTGCGTTTACTTCGGATGCATCTTATAAACATACGACAAGCGGCCTTCCCCAAGCAGAGGAATTGTATAAAAAAATTGAGGAAGTCATGGTGTCAACAAATGAAGAAACAAGAAAAGCGTTATATGCGGATATTATGAAAATCGTTCATGACGAAGCGGTATTTATTCCTCTTACCAACGGGCGTGTCACGGTAGTGGCTCCCCAAAGTCTGGACGGAATTTCATTCAAGCAGACTCAATATGAATTGCCATTTGAGCAGATGAATTTTAAATAG
- a CDS encoding opine metallophore biosynthesis dehydrogenase — MSNLQRILILGTGPASIQLAITLKDHLNCCIGIAGRQSVRSASVFSALEQSNGRIQVSIQNEKHQPLEGECVVDHVFKGYDTIKGEWDTLILAVTTDAYIDVMEQMKNEFIKQLKCIILVSPTFGSNRLVTHYMRERNAAPEVISFSTYLGDTRWMHEHPSNHVITTGVKKKVYIGSTLYPSEQVSKLCQVYERLGVVLEVMRSPLEAETRNISLYVHPPLFMNDFSLEAIFGASDIQKYVYKMYPEGPITQVLIREMRAQWQEIMNITDRLDIQGVNLLQFMTDDNYPVRLESISRQDIENFNQLQVIHQEYLLYIRYTSLLIDPFSEPDSEGKYFDFSAVPFRQTFMNREGELDIPRMPKEDYYRIKIIQGIARHLDVSCPTIDQFIARYEAKLQVVADAHPNQRLSDAFVIQSFDKEIRMICTGLSRV, encoded by the coding sequence ATGAGCAATCTTCAGCGAATTCTGATACTCGGAACCGGACCTGCATCCATTCAGCTTGCGATAACACTCAAAGATCATCTCAACTGCTGTATAGGCATTGCAGGGAGACAATCGGTTCGTTCAGCGTCCGTATTCTCAGCCCTCGAACAGAGCAATGGGCGTATTCAGGTCAGCATTCAAAATGAGAAGCATCAACCGCTCGAAGGTGAATGTGTCGTTGATCATGTGTTCAAGGGATATGACACCATTAAGGGGGAATGGGACACACTCATTTTGGCGGTTACCACCGATGCTTATATCGATGTAATGGAACAAATGAAAAATGAATTCATCAAACAACTGAAATGTATCATTTTGGTTTCTCCAACGTTCGGGTCGAATCGACTCGTGACCCATTACATGAGAGAGCGGAATGCAGCGCCGGAAGTGATCAGTTTCTCTACCTATCTTGGAGATACCCGTTGGATGCACGAACATCCGTCGAATCATGTGATTACTACAGGGGTTAAGAAAAAGGTCTATATCGGTTCCACTCTTTACCCGTCTGAACAGGTCAGTAAGCTATGCCAAGTGTATGAGCGTTTGGGTGTTGTGCTGGAAGTGATGCGATCTCCATTGGAGGCGGAAACGAGAAATATCTCGTTGTACGTGCATCCCCCCTTGTTCATGAATGACTTCTCATTAGAGGCCATCTTTGGAGCTTCGGATATTCAGAAATACGTATACAAAATGTATCCTGAAGGTCCGATTACACAAGTTTTGATACGGGAAATGCGGGCACAGTGGCAGGAGATTATGAATATTACGGACCGACTTGATATTCAGGGAGTCAACCTGCTTCAGTTCATGACGGATGACAACTATCCGGTTCGATTAGAGAGTATATCACGCCAGGATATCGAGAATTTCAATCAGCTGCAGGTCATTCATCAAGAGTATTTATTATACATACGATACACCTCATTATTGATTGATCCATTCTCGGAACCCGACTCGGAAGGGAAATATTTCGACTTTTCAGCAGTCCCATTCCGTCAAACGTTCATGAACCGCGAAGGGGAACTGGACATCCCCCGCATGCCCAAGGAAGATTACTACCGCATCAAAATCATTCAGGGCATAGCCAGACATCTCGATGTGAGCTGTCCAACCATTGATCAATTTATCGCCAGGTATGAAGCGAAGCTTCAGGTAGTGGCTGACGCACACCCGAATCAACGCTTGTCCGACGCCTTTGTGATCCAATCCTTTGACAAGGAGATCCGCATGATCTGCACCGGACTTTCAAGGGTCTAA